The stretch of DNA TGGCGAAGACCGTCCAGCACAGTTCTGCAGTTCACTCTGTACCTACAAGTTCACGTTCGGGCACGAGTCCGAACCCGTGGTCAGCTACCTGACGGACTATTCGACCGTTGAGTACGAAGTCGACGATAGCGCCGCTCAAACAACCATTTCACGCCATCTCGAGGCCGATGCGTTCGGTGACGTGACGGAACTCACGATGGTCGCAGGCAGTGATGTCAAGGGGGCGATGGGTGGTTCCATCGTTCCGTTCAGTGACGCCGATCAGGCTGACGAGTTCCAGTCCGAATACGGTGGCGATAGTTACGAGCACGACGAAATCACGCAGGAGCTGGTCAGTTCGATGATGTCCGGAGGGATGTGAGCGCGGTTGCTTGACCACGATCGATCG from Natrinema sp. HArc-T2 encodes:
- a CDS encoding nitrous oxide reductase accessory protein NosL, whose translation is MDDPNSAVDSERTTTRRIVLSGVGAVGLASLAGCAGTGGNDNGNGNGNGAGSESVPDPISIDEGKVCDNCSMIIGNYLGPAGQSHYEDPTAVEGLGEDRPAQFCSSLCTYKFTFGHESEPVVSYLTDYSTVEYEVDDSAAQTTISRHLEADAFGDVTELTMVAGSDVKGAMGGSIVPFSDADQADEFQSEYGGDSYEHDEITQELVSSMMSGGM